The genomic interval GATCTGCACACCTCCTGCAGTCACACGCACCAGGAGGACTCGAAAGTTGGTGCCCCCCAGGTCCAGGGCCAGGAAGTCCCCACGCTCTGTGAGGCAGAGACCCTCAGGGCCAGGACGGAGCTGGAGGCTCCAGCCCCACACATGCTGTGACCCCTGGGAGCCCGTGTCCCCGCTCCACGTTCAGGCCAGGTCCTTACCGCTGCCATCAGGCGTGGCCCGCACGTAAGTGGGCAGCATGCGGAGGGAAGAGGCTTCCCCTTGGAGCCCCTTGGCCATGGCCTCTCGCATCTGTGCCTGCACCCCCACCAGCTGCTCCCGGGTCACCCGGAATGGTGCCAGGGTCTCCTCCAACAGGCGCCGCTGGGCAGCCAGGCGGGCGGCCACCGCAGTCACCATAGCCACGCCCCGGCCGCCCCCGTCCACAGAGGGGATGAAGGAGACATCGCAGTCAGGGGCCAGGAGCATCACTGTCTCCCGTAGGACACTGAGAAACCTAAACAGACACACAGCAGCTGTGCCCTGGCTTGGCACCTGGCCCTGACCCCTGCAGCATGCCAAAGCCCTGGGCTCCCTCActtcaaatcagttcagttcgaAACCCATCTATGCACCAGCCATGCACCCAGTGCTCCTGTGATCCCCCCCCTTGCACACCCAAGAGaaccctctttctttcttctgaccTCTTCTGACCTCCCCTAACCCTCCATCCATCTTTATTCTGCTAGGGAGCCATTCACACCCACTGCCTTGCACCCGTGGTACCAGAGTGCCCTCTGGGTGTGTatcacacccacacacatgctCTGGTGACCTGCTCACACAGGTTCACGCTGTATTCCAAGTACCTGGGGTGTCGCTCAAACACTCGGCCTCCAGTGGCCACAGCGATCTGAAGAGCCTGCTGCTCCCGGCTGTGCTGGAGGCGGGAGAGGACAGCGGCCAGAGCAGCAGCGCAGAGCTGGGCGGCCCGCGTGCACACAGCCATGCACACACGCTGCACCCACTCAGCATCTGAGGGCTTCGGGTTCAGGCCCAAGTCCTGCAGGACAGCGTGCACACGGGCTGCCCCAGCAGAGGGACTGGGGGGACAGGGTGCTGCTTTGGGGCTCAAGGAGGCCAGaagctccctgcccccaccaaagCCCCATGCACAGCTCCGTCAGGGGAAAACCACGCTCCCCCCACTCCCAAGTCAGGGAATGGCTTTGTCACAGCCCCCTCGCCTGCTGCACTTACTCCTCCATCTCAGCCACGTGTTCCAGGAGGATGCTGCCTTGGCTTCGCAGGACAGGGGAGGTGTGGCCGCCAAAGAGGACCCCGCGCTGGGCCAGGTGAGCCAGCACCAGCCGCACCAGCTCACCCAGGTACAGACCCCCAATCATCTTCTCAAACCTACATGCAGGAAGGGTGGCTGGCCAGAGCCTTGCCTAAGCCCTCAGCCCTCCTGCCCCCGCCTCCAAGAACTCCTAAAGAGGGCTCATTTTCTTTGCGGTCCCTGACTGAAGGGTCCAGAAGCAAATGACCTCCTCGGAGATAGTTGGGTGTTTACCTAGACCACACTACCCCCCTGGCTTAGATGAAGTTCAAAGGGGCTCCTGGAAGGACCCAAGGAGAGTAGGAGACCCTTTGTTTGACTACTCCCAACCCCTAGCCCCTGTTGGAGCTGGCCAGAGTCAGGAATAAGAGTGGAAAACTCTGCATTCTAGAACCTTGAGCCATTCCTTCTTTGAGACTGGCCAGGGCCCCCTAGGATGCAAGTGGGGAGCAGGAGGCACGGGCCTAAAGGCTAGAGTACAATAGAGCAGGAGTGGAACAATGCAGTTATAGGACTTAGAGAGAAGTGAGGCTACCTCTGGGCACCCGGGTTCAACGACTCATGGTCCAGGGTGTGGTCGAAGATGGTCTGCACTGGCCCCAGGGCCCCCTCGTCACTGAAGGAGCCCCACTCAATGCTGATGCAGACGCGGCCCCGGTCCTCGTCCAGCACTGCCACGTGCCTTGCCTCCTCCATGTAGCATGCATTGGTGCCGGTGTCTGGCAGGGACAACCCCATCAGGGCCTGCCCACCAGGCAGCCAGGCCCTCCATCCACTATCACAAATGCCCGCGTGACCTACCTACAACAAGCCCGACTTCACACGGCCCGACCCCTGGCTCGCAGCCCATCATGGTTCCCACGGTGTCATTCACCACAGCAACAACATCAATGCCGTGGACCTGGGCAACAGAGAGGACAGAGGTTGGGGAgcctgggaggtgggtggggctggggccctggATTTGATGGAGACTTGCAGGGTCCCCCAAAGGTGTGTCCGCATGTTTGTGCCATGTATGCTCGAGGTCCTCCCACCCTATAAAGGATTTTCTTCCCTCTTACCCCTGCCActtggctcctctgcccctgtctCAGGCCCTGGAGGTCCCAGAGGCTCTCAGCCTCAGCCACTACTTCTGGAACCCCAGTGCTCCTCACAGGACCAGGACAAGAGTAAGCAAGCATGTCACCTTGAAGGGTGCACTGTACGCACTTCACTTGCTCGCCCTGGTCCTGGCCTATCTTCCCAAGCCTGCTCCTCTCAGTCCTGACTTCCAGCTACTCACGCAGCACCCACAGTGGCGAGTCCGCATGGATCCAGAGCAGCCTTTCTTAGCCATTCAGACTTCTGAAAATGCCCTTCACTGAAATTAGAACTTCCCCAGCCACAGTTTATGCACCTGGCAAACTTCgccttcaggtctctgctcaggtCACAGTGTGACCCTTCCTGTGCTCCCAGAGTCATCGGAACCACCTTCTCAACAGGGACAATCTTTTATTGGGATGCTGTCCCCACTAGGCTTGCAGGGTCCTTGAGGACAGGGTCAAGTCTTTTCATCTGTTTCCCCTTTAGTCCTCAATATTTACTTGACCCTTCTtaatctcagtctcctcatctataaaatgagaatgtgttgtgtgcttcgtcactcagttatgtccgactctttgtgaccccatggactgtagctcgccagccagcttcctctgtccatgggtattctccaggcaagaatactggagtgggttatcgtgccctccttcaggggatcttcccaacccagggatcgaaccctggtctcccacattgcatcagtttctttaccatctgaggcaccagagaaacccaagaacactggagtgggtagcctatcccttctccagcagaccttccccagccaggaatcgaactggggtctcctggatTCTCCTGGGTTTagaatcccagctgagctaccagagaagcccatagaaTGAGAATGGTAGCAGCATTTACCCCCAGGGTTCAGTGGATAAAGGATACCAACAGGACAGGAAAGCAGGCCCTCCCAGACCCAAGGCAGAGCCCTATTTGCTCCCCTGCCTCTACTTACTCCCTGCCTCTGGATGGCGTCTCGTAGCAATTGGACCACATCCTGGCCTTCCACATCACTGCACTTAAAACCTTTGGTCCAGGAAATGAGGGTGCTCTGGAGGCAGGAAAGTCAGGTCAATCCAATGACCTTCACGGCCCTGCAGCCCCTCCACCCGCTGTCCCCATAGCCACTCTGCCTCACCTTGTCCAGGCCTGTCTGGTGACAAGGGAAGGAGAAGCTGAACCCCAGCTGCAGACCTTGATTGCCCACGGGCAGCACAGCCAGGAACTCAGACAGGCAGCGGGTGGCAAAGTCAAAGAGCtgtgggatggggttgggggctTAACTCTGCCCACTGGAGCCCCGGCGGCCCTGCCAGGCCCGGACTATGCACTGAGTGCTCACCTGCTGACCAGGACCCAGCATCACTTCCTGGGGGATCACAAACTCCTGACTCCGGGGCTCCACCTTGTGCCCCTCGATGCCCGTTAGGGTCACCCATAGAACACGCAGTGAGGCCCCTGTGGCCCCCAGCTCCAGCACCACGAAGTCCCCTTGTTCTGTGGGCAAGCAGGTCACAGAAAAGCATGTGGCTGGTGAGACCAAGGCCTCCACCTCCCAGAAACATTCCTAAGGCCTGTGTAGGCTCATCAAGGGACCTTAGCGATGGAGCAAGGGGTAAGgaacaacccccccacccccacctctctccCAGATCAGAACCCTCTCTGCAGGCCTGGCCACACATCTTAGTCTGTGCCACCCACCAGTGCCATGTGGGATAGACCCCACATATGTGGGCAGCATCCGGACAGCAGGGGCAGGGCCTGCTCGCCCCCTCAGCGCCTGCTCCATGGAGCCCAGGAGGCTGGTTTGGATCTGCCGCAGCTGCGCCCCTGTCACCGTGAACTGCCGTAGGCATTCCTGCACCTGAGGAGAAACGGGCAGACATCTGGGCGGGCGGCCTGTTGGCCTAGCCATATCCCCCAACTCCAACCAGGACAGAGGCCAGCCTGGCCCAGCTCACACCTCCCTTCCCTAACTCAGAGCAGCAGCCCTCCCTCAGCTCTCCTAGGGGCTGACCTGAGCCCTGCTTGAGCCCCATGAACCTTGCTGCTCTCCCAGGCACTATCCAGCCCCCCTCCTCACCGCTTTACACAGCCGTGGCTTTCCCGCCGCCCACAGCCTGCACCAGCTCCTGCACTCTCAGAAGGCTCCTCTCTGGAGGGAAGACCCACACACTTTCTCCTGCTCTATTCCCGCATGGCTCCTTGTCAGCTCTCTGCACCTCCCTCCACTTCTTTGAATTCAGGGATGGCGAGGCCTCTCCCCTATCACCCCACTACTGATTGGCTCTGGTTCCCCAGTACCCAGAGCCAAGCTGCTCAGTGCATTGTTGTTGGacgaacaaatgaatgaataaatgtgtgaACGCACTTCGGGTTCAGGGGCTTCCCTCTTCTGATATGCTCCATTGTGGCACCTGGGCAAGCCTGGCCCAGGAGAGTTTGGGGGGCCACACTGTGGAGGACAGTCCTCCCACAGTTTGGCCATCCTTCCCACAGACATTGACTGAGCCCCTAATACGTACccagcactgttctaagcaccatATATTGCACAACCAGCTGAGCCTGCTCTTGTGGAACTCAGATTCCAGTGTAGAGGACAGAAAATAAGCACAGAAACACATAATACGGTTCTGGTAGtaatgggagaaaagaaaggcagaaatagAAGTTCAGGAGTGACCAGGGGAGGAAGAGGTATTTTTGGATATTGGTCAGCAAAGGTTTCCCTGTGGAAGTGACCTAAATGAAAGAGAGGAATGAGCCATTTGAAGATTTGGAGGAAGAACACAAAGGGATTATCTTCAGAGCAAAGGGGATGGATGTGGGGGAAGGCTGGGCCAGGAGTGGATCAGAGTGAAGGGAGGGGCAGGCAGACAGGGAAAGCAGAGGATGGGACACGATGTTCTCCACTGGAAGCTCAGTGGAGCTTAAGAAAAGCTCCAGTACCTCAAGTCTGTGTGGGAACCTCCCCTGGACAACCCTCTGGCCTGTCCTTCCAAGAGACCTCAGCAGTCTCCTTGAGTTCCTTGGAGGGCCCCACGCCCTGATTCTACTCTCCCAGACCCCTACCGCCCATCTCATAGGAATagaattcctaaaaaaaaaaaaaaaaaaaaagaattcttatgACTTGCTGCCCCACACTGGGCCCATATCTGAAAAGTACCACTCAGGCACCTGGATAAGGAGGCAGGGAGAGCCAGGGAGGGGAGGCTGCCCACTGAGGGAGACGGAAGCAACTCAGTCCCACCCCTGCTTTAGGAAGAGAATGGGAAACAGATCCCTACAGAAGTGAAGGATTCTAACTGGAGCACCAGATGTGCAGTTTCAAAGCACGTTACTGCTTTCAGTAGCCATGTGTGCTAGGAGAGGCTATTACTAtgtcacaaatgaggaaacaggttcagagaaGGCCAGTCATCTGCCTAATCCAAGTAGTAAGGGGAAGAGTGGGACTTGAATCCAGACCTCTCTGACTACAGAGATGTTTCCAAATAAATGTGAAGCCTTATAAAAACACCTGAAAAGAACCCAAAGCTGATGAAGAAACTCCATCATCAAGAACTTGGGGTGAGAAAGCTTACATCTGAGTCCTTGCCCTGCCACTTCCTAGCAATGTGAaagggtcagtcactcagtcatgtccgactctttgagaccccatggggtTGCggtgtagcacaccaggctcctctgcccatggaattctccaggcaaggatactagagtgggtagccatttccttctctaggtgatcttcccaacctagggatcaaacccagttctcccgcaatgcaggcagattctttaacttctgagctaccagggaagtcctggcagtGTGGCCCTGGGCAAGTCAAACTTCTCTCTGACATAATCAGACTTACCTCTTATGCAACACCAGGAGAATAATAATACTCCCTGGCCAGTGCTGGTGGGCGTGCAGCAGCCAGGAGAAGCTACTGGAGTCTCCTCCTTCAACCTCCCCCAAGAGGAGTGGGAAGAGACCTCAGCCAGGAGAGTGAGGGTGGATTTTATGTGACTTCAATGCGGGACTCTTTGACCAACATGCTGTGTTGGTCAGTCTGGGTCCATCACCTCACCTCTCCTCTGTCAAGCAGGAGTAAAATATCACCCCCTTCTCAGTAATGTGAGAGGACTGAGAAGACAGTAGATGTGAAGAGGTGAGACAGTGGCCGGTCTACAGGACAAGCTCAacatggttcccttttctcagaGTACAAGTTACAACCAGCCTGGGAAGCCTGACTCCATGTCCCTTCTGGAAACAAAGAGTCCTGAGGGAACGGATGTGGAAGGGATGCAGGTGGTGCTGGGCTCCAACACCATGTGGTTCTTAGATCACTATGGGAAGGGGAGCTGAGACTGAGGCCTGTGGTGCTGAGTGGGGACCCAAGGCCACAGGATGTTTAGCTGCATGTGAAGGTCCCCCAAAGCCAAAGAAAACTGTCTTTAAACTGCACAGGTGTGCAGTTGAGCCAGCAGGGTTGGTGTGGGACCAGTGTGCAAGTCTCAAGAGAGAGTGGCGTGAAGTAAGAGAGGAAATGGTGGCAGGCAAGCCCAGCACGGCAGACTGCAGCAGAGTCCCTGCTCCCTTCTGTGGCCCAGTTATGGGCTGTGCATAGAGGAAATGTTTACAGCAGGGTCTGGGGCAGAGGTTGGACAAGGGTAAAGTGGGGGCATGAAATGCAGTGAGGGATGATGCCCCCACAGTGTGGGCAACAAGCCAAATCCAGCAGATGTCAGAATGGGCTGGGAAACTAAAGAAACGGCAGGGAACAATTCAAGAACCCCTTCATGAATGCCTCCTCTCTGCAGTTCCTTTATCTCCAACAGCTCACTGAATCTGCCAGGGTGGGGGGATTAGACTTTATTTTCCTCCATTGtactgatgaagaaacagagatgaAGAGATATGAAATGCTTACCCAAGTGTTTCCTGCTCAAGGGTGTGGTAGGGAAGGGCTTCTAAATCTTGGTCAAGAAGACAGGAAAAAGAGAAACTCACTCTGAGCTAACCTGAGGTATGCGGACCACAATAACCTCCCAAGTTGAGTTCAGCACTGAAATCAGCCCTGTGTGCCTGACTGCAGTGGCCATGTTGAGGGGAAAGAGATGTAGAGGAATGACTAGAGAAGTGAGGAGAGGAAGGGCCTTAAGCTTTCTACCAGAAAAACCCTGGAGGGTCCTTTCTAGACTGAGACAACCCAACATACCAAAAGTGATATATTTGGAGCTGAAACACCTCAGCTCAAGCTCCTGTCATGCCTTAAACTCAAGGCACATCACCTCTCTAAGCCCCTTCATCCTTACCTGTTAGAGGAAAAGATAAACCCCACCTCTCAGTGGTGTGGGGTCTTGAAAGAGGAAGTTACTAGATCAGATATGAAAGGCTCAGTAAGCTGGAAAGGGCTGCGTGGGTGTGAGCCCATGGCTCTGTGGTGGGGCCGCTCCTGCTTGAAGGGACCTAGTGTTGAACTTACCATCTCAGAGCGGTTTGAAGGGCAGGGCAAACCTTCTTGGGGGCAGCCGGGGGCTCCTTCCCCTTGCTGCAACCCTAGAGACCCAATGGAGTCCATGTGGTTCCACAATGGTGAGGGGTGGCCTCCTATGGGAGGAAAGGGATAGCCCAGATGAACCACGTACTCCACGGCCTGTGATGAACCTCAGAGGCTGTGATGAAGACCCTTAACTTTCTTCCTTCTGAAGGGGACCAGGTAGGAAGAAGTGGGCAGAGCTCAGAATCTCTGATCATCAAAGATTCTTTAGTAAATCAACCAGAAGGCCCTCATTTTCCAGAGCATGTACAGCAAGAGAGCACTGGCAAGGCTGATTTCTCATCCcaaagccattcattcattctgtcatTCATTCACATTTACCAGTCCCTAATGTCtactgtggcttccctggtggcttagtggtgaagaatctgcctgccaatgcaggagacacaagtttgatccctgggtcagaaagatcccatggagaaggaaaaggtaacccactctagtattcttgcctgggaaatcccatggacacaggagcctggtgggctacagattatggggtcacacagaatcagatacaacttagcgactaaaacaacaacagtgcCATGTGCTGGTGTACAGATGAAGCAGACCTAGGCCACACCCTCAGGGACTTCACAGCTTTACCAGTAATCACAGTGTGATTGACACAGGCAGTGGCAGGTGGACTTGCTGCTGTACTTGGGAGTTCAGGGATGTGCTAGAGGTTCGGAACAAAGGGTGCGAGGTAAGTGGGGAGTGGGTTAAGATCTGCCACAGAAGCAAGCAGGCTGGCTTGGCATCTTCATGCCAAGTTGAGTGAATTTCATGCTGAAGAGAGATGGGGACAGGGACGAATCTACACTTCAGAAAAGGGTTCCACCAGTGCTATGACTTTGGGCATGTATGACTTTGcgtttcagtttctttatgtgtAAAAAACAGGAGATGATAGTACCTACCTTTGCAAGGTGGACACCAGAGTTAAACAGAGTGACAACAGGGAAAATGCTGTGGGAACTGTGATGTACAACACAGACAACATGGTGGGCTTCAGAAGGTGGGATGATGCTGACCCAAAAGCCCTGTGCTCGAAGTTGAGGACACAGCTCTCCACAGAGCTGCTGCACCATCTCTCCATCTCAtgcgtgcttgctaagtcgcttcagtggtgtctgactctgtgcgaccctaggGAGGaggagccaccaggctcctctgtccatgggattctcctggcaagaggactggagtgggttgccacgccctcctccaggggatcttcttgacccagggattaatatctcttgcactggcaggggtgttctttaccactagcgccacctgggaagaccccctcTCCATCtcaaggccttttttttttttttttttaatctggatatGAATTAAAAGGGGACCAGGAAGTTTCCAAAGAAGACTTCAAGGATTCAAGTGCCCTTCAAGGGTGGTGCAGTGGAGGGCCCAAGATGGGCAGAAGGCATCTGGCCCTCTCCTATAACAGGTAAACTTTGGGAAAGTTGCCTTCCCTCCATTGCAACCTCTCCGCACCTGCCCTTCCCATCACATCCATGACTTTGCCC from Dama dama isolate Ldn47 chromosome 9, ASM3311817v1, whole genome shotgun sequence carries:
- the HK3 gene encoding hexokinase-3: MDSIGSLGLQQGEGAPGCPQEGLPCPSNRSEMVQECLRQFTVTGAQLRQIQTSLLGSMEQALRGRAGPAPAVRMLPTYVGSIPHGTEQGDFVVLELGATGASLRVLWVTLTGIEGHKVEPRSQEFVIPQEVMLGPGQQLFDFATRCLSEFLAVLPVGNQGLQLGFSFSFPCHQTGLDKSTLISWTKGFKCSDVEGQDVVQLLRDAIQRQGVHGIDVVAVVNDTVGTMMGCEPGVGPCEVGLVVDTGTNACYMEEARHVAVLDEDRGRVCISIEWGSFSDEGALGPVQTIFDHTLDHESLNPGAQRFEKMIGGLYLGELVRLVLAHLAQRGVLFGGHTSPVLRSQGSILLEHVAEMEDPSAGAARVHAVLQDLGLNPKPSDAEWVQRVCMAVCTRAAQLCAAALAAVLSRLQHSREQQALQIAVATGGRVFERHPRFLSVLRETVMLLAPDCDVSFIPSVDGGGRGVAMVTAVAARLAAQRRLLEETLAPFRVTREQLVGVQAQMREAMAKGLQGEASSLRMLPTYVRATPDGSERGDFLALDLGGTNFRVLLVRVTAGGVQISSQIYSIPECVTQGSGQQLFDHIVDCIVDFQQKQGLSGQSLPLGFTFSFPCRQMGLDQGILLNWTKGFKASDCEGQDVVCLLREAIRRRQAVELNVVAIVNDTVGTMMSCGYEDPRCEVGLIVGTGTNVCYMEELRNVASVDGDSGQMCINTEWGAFGDDGSLSMLSTRFDASVDQASINPGKQRFEKMISGMYLGEIVRHILLHLTSLGVLFRGQQTQRLQTRDIFKTKFLSEIESDSLALRQVRAILEDLGLPLTSDDALMVLEVCQAVSQRAAQLCGAGVAAVVEKIRENRGLEELTISVGVDGTLYKLHPHFSSLVAATVRELAPRCVVTFLQSEDGSGKGAALVTAVACRLAQRTRV